ccaggacaatggaGCTATGTTTTTATAATCAAGATTTCTGCAGTATTCCttttaagaaagcaaacagtTCAATTACTGCTGCATTATTTCTTCAGACATCACTGTTCCAGCTGGGAATAGAAGCCAGGGTTTTGGTACTCAAGGGGCAGGGATTTGTAGTTTCACAAAGTAAATCTCATTGCGTTAACATCAAGGACACTTAAAAAAGAGAGTTTCTAGATTAGGTTTGGTATGTATGTTAGGTAATATCCAATCAAAATCTAACCAgaacttctatttttcttttaaagatctCTGGCTGGATTATATCAAAGAGGAGCTAAGTCATCCCCAAGGTAAACCAGAAAACTGTGGGAGTATTCACTGGCGAGCTATGAAGATGTTGCAGGGAGACCTGGTGGAAGACTTTGTTTCCAAATACACGTTATTGCAAACTGGACATTTATGAAAAACTATAGTTAAATAGTTAAAACATGactgcacaattttttttaacttctttgtaCAACGGTAACTATGTTCCTGGATCTTATTAAAGTGTACCTTCTTTACATTCTTgcatatgtggaaaaaaaaaattcatctgcCCCATTACAGTTGTTTCTAGTGTTTCTTCTGCTGGTGGCAAGTTCAAGTGCGCAGTtagaggagaaagcaaagacaTCTGAGGGTGTTCTTCATTGAGACTTCTGAGAGCAAACTCTTCCACCTGAATGCTTAGGCAGAAGGAATAGTCATAATGCATCATCAGCTTTTACACTCGGGAAAGCTAGTATTACAgcacataaaagcaaaaaaaaccccaaaacacgGAAACTACGCATGTGGGAGATCTTCGTATCTTACTAAGTTGAATAATGAAAAGTGGAACGCTAGAGAAACAATCTGTAAAATTATGGTATTTATTGTTTTGTAGCCTTGAAGTCATCTGTAATCCTGTTTTCAAAAACAACCTCTGCAACCACCTTGCATCAGTGTTTGCATCCTAAGCTGTAATTCTGAGAGTCACTATGAAATACAGAGGGGAGGTGAGATCCGATACAAATGTCACTGATGTGACAGTGATCTACACTTCAACTTTCTGTCCACAGTGCCTGAAAAATGGGCAACAGTTTTTTTTGAGACAGTGCTGTCCTTGGCTGTTTGCAGAGCTGCATTTTCCTTTGTCAAACCCATTAAATCAGCATGAATGCTATCCTCAGACCAATAGAGGATACCTAGGGAAAGTACATGAATATGTAGCAATAGTTCCTTTATCTAATTTCCCAGTGACTGAATGGCAACATAATACAGAGCAATActtctttaacatttttcacagaagtaGAAACTGCAGCTCCTCCCAAGCAACAAATTCCAGTAACTTTTGACCAGCTGGAAACAGGGTTTGGAGCAACAACCTGTTAAGATTGCTCCTTCTGTGGCAGCTGAAGTACGTTCTGCTTTGTCATTATGTTACTCCCTCCCCTGAATTGCTCTTGCTTCTTTGGTTGcacaacaaaaaagcttttaagtgcaaagtttgggtttgggggatttttgtttgtggttttgttttgtggttttttttttaagtccagCAAAGCTGATAACTCCATTGTTTCTGAAAGCAGgccctttttctttacttgttCAGTTTCCTTGCAGAACTTTGCCAATCACTTCATTACCTGCAGCACCTTTGAGCAGTAACGCATTTCCTAAAAGCACATTTAGCTGACACCTGTTCATGGAGCACCCACCAGATCCGTTCAGTACAGGTGTTTCCCATCTCTTAATGCTTTCTCTGAGCACGCTGCTAGCAGGAGGCCTGAAGGAGAGGGTTCTCTTTTGCCAAGATTAAAAAGCCACAGAGCCTGAAGAGGTattgatattttatttacaacTTTATGACTGTGAAGGTGTTTTCTTACAGCTCTTACGTCTGtatctctctgccttttttctcccGTTGCTCTAATGGCTTGTTTCCGCCCTCAAAGGCTGTTTCCCTCTCTCACGGGGCCCAATTCCCAGTAGCAACGAAAGAAACTACGCATTATGCGTTCAAAAAGTAGGGGTAGCGGTGGTCTCTGCGGGCGGAGAGCGATGTGGAAGCGCGCAGCGCACCGAAGCGGGAGAAGCCGCCGCTCGCCCCGCGGCCCCTCGTTCCCAGCCTCTTTCACGGCCGGTGTGGCGCCGAGCTCCTGGGTCAGCCGCTGCCAGGCACAGCCATTCCGTTCACCGGGCtcggccgcggccgcccgcccgccctgaCGGTGCCCGTGGCCGCCGAGCTGCCTCGGGCGCAGGCGCTGCTGGCTGCCGGCGCTGAGGGGACGAGCGGTCTCCGGCAGGGCGGGCAGGCGGGCggggacggacagacggacgtCTCTTCACGGCGGCGCCTCCCCCGGCTGCGCGCCCGGACCCTCCCTCAACGCCGGCCGGCAGAGGCGCGGCGCGGTCGGGGGCACCGCCGCCTCGGCAGGTGTGGTGGGCTCCtgcggggcggggagcgggggtcGGGCAGGTTCGCTTCCCCCGCAcggcccgggcgggcggcggaggcGTGAGGGGCCCGCCGCTGCGGGTTTGCCCCAAGTATGAGGCGCTCTGCCTTCGTTCGCCGGCGGCGAGCCCTGCCAGGCCCCTCCCGGCAGCAGGCCCGGCCTCAGGCGTGCCGGGCTCGAGCTCTGTGAGGACTTGGGAGCCCGGCTTCCCGCACCCACCGCCCTGGGCCGGGGCTGTCCTTCAGCGAGATGTACCTTTGTTGTAGTGGAAGTAGCAGAGAGAActcacctttcctttcctttcctctccctctgggGACCATCAAGCCAGTTGAGGTGCACTCCAGCGGCCCAGCTGCCATCTTTCTCCAGCTCCTCAGGGTCTGGCCCTCTGTCTCCCTGGCATGGTGGCTCCCCCCGGGTAGCTGGATCATAGCCTTTGGTGCTTGTGCTCGTTCCACACCTTGTATCTTTGTTACCTCTGCAGCTTTCAGAGTCTGCTGCTCTTCCCAAACAGGTGCATTTTGGGTCAGTTTTGGGATCCGTTCCCAAAACACAGGGTGGCAGCAGGATTATAGCTGTGAGTGAGGAGACAGGCTGTTCTGTGTTGGCTGCCACCTGGGCTGACTgatggcagcagcaggatgagCCATCCCTCAGCACATTTGTTTGCTGAAGTGAAAGGCTGTCTGGTTTAAAACCTCTGATTCATCAAGGGAACAAACAAACCGGTCAGGCTCAAGGGCTCAGAAACACTCAAATGCAGTAGAAGTTGTGTGAGCCTCATTGGAGGAATCAATGAAAGGTGCTACTGGATTCTTTGAAACTGTCTTGTAGGTGATGGCTGCTGCCATTCAGTCCACAAGCTTTGAGGAGGAACAGCTTCCTAATAAGAGAGAAACTATGACCTGGAAACCCAGGAAAGGTAAGCCTAAAATATtagagcaaaacaaagcagacagTGAGTAATGAAACTTATGATCTGCTTGAGGAAATACACTTAAAACTCTTTGGTGATGTATGGGAAATGCCTCTTCAGTTACTGCACCGAATTATTTCCATGTGGATATTTGTGTATGCCTAAGTGCAAGAATAATTAATCaatactacaaaaaaaaaaccctttttttttttttaactagagtGTTGGTTTTTCaacatacttattttttataaataccAACAGGTGAATGTGGTGAAACAAGACTGCTGGGTCCTATGCCCTAGTTTAAAGAGTTATTTTCCAAAAAGAGTCTGTGGAAAATCCTGACTTGGGCTAGTGTTGTGATGCAAGCCTATGTCCAATGTTCTCAAGCATCTGAAACCTGAAACAACACTGTAGTGATACTACATATGTAAGGAATTGCATGTATTATTAGATTAGTAGTCATGAAGTGCATTCATACACCTGGCTGAATTATTGCATACTAACcatttaattgtttctttttaattcctaaATATGTCTGTTGgctctttctgttgtttttagaATGTTTGCGGAAGAATATTCCCAATGTTCTTGATAGTGAGTCTGAAGAAAGTGAATTCTCTGATACCTCTCACAATGAAAATGATGTCAATGGTTCTCCTGTTGACTGTGTTGATATACGTCCTGACCTGGAGGACTTGGGTGGTGAAGTCTGCAGTATGCCTGAGACTTTAACTTTTCCAGAGCAGCAAACTGTTTCTGTGTACGAGGTGG
This region of Buteo buteo chromosome 13, bButBut1.hap1.1, whole genome shotgun sequence genomic DNA includes:
- the COPRS gene encoding coordinator of PRMT5 and differentiation stimulator, which translates into the protein MAAAIQSTSFEEEQLPNKRETMTWKPRKECLRKNIPNVLDSESEESEFSDTSHNENDVNGSPVDCVDIRPDLEDLGGEVCSMPETLTFPEQQTVSVYEVEDWDKELEDSECNPYDAGDLHCGSFQENNLLASYSWREDSFYNPGCHHAACLAFTPPVRMTEAGQFDDADE